The nucleotide window ATAACTCTGTGCACAAATTGTGGACAACTTCTCGCGGCGTCCCTGCCAATCTGGCAATGTCCCGTGTTTTCCCGCCTCGTCCCGCTCTTTCCCACACCCAATAAGACAAATCTTCTGCGCGAATAAGACAAACTCCGACAAGACGCCGATTTCGCTTGAAACGCGGCCTCGCCGGCGTAAACTGGAAGGGTCTGAACGGTCAGGCGAAGAGCCGAAGGAGAAACCCATGGCGAACGTCTATCAGGGCCGGCTGGTGGCGGGGAAGCACCGGTTCGGCGTCGTGGTGTCGCGGTTCAACGAGTTCATCTCGTCGAAACTGCTGGCCGGTTGCCTCGACGCGCTGGAGCGTCACGGGGCGGACCCGGAGGCGGTGGACGTCGTCTGGACGCCGGGCTCGCTCGAGATGCCGATCGTCGCGAAGCGTCTGGCGGAGAGCGGCCGGTATGGAGCGGTCATCTGCCTCGGGGCGGTGATCCGCGGCCAGACGCCGCACTTCGACTACGTCGCGGCCGAGGTCGCCAAGGGCGTCGCGCACGTGGCCCTCGAGAGCGGCGTGCCGGTCATCTTCGGGGTGATCACGGCCGACACGCTGGAGCAGGCGATCGAGCGGGCCGGGACGAAGGCGGGCAACAAGGGCGCCGACGCCGCCGCCGGCGCCATCGAAATGGCCAACCTCCTGGACGCGCTGCCGTCGGGCAAGCGCGGCCGATAGCGCCGGGGAAGCGCCGGGGGCGTGACGCTCGGCCGATCGCGGGGCGCGAAGCAGTCGGACCACTCCCATGAAGCAGCGAGAGTTTGCGCGCCGGATCGCCCTTCAGGCGCTTTTTCAATTGGATTTTCGCAGCGAGGCGTTCGGGCCCGAGACGGTCGATTTCCTCCGTTCGAGTACGAAGGACCCGGAGGTGTATTTCTTCGCCCGGCGTCTGACGGAGGGCGCCTGGGCCTGGCGCCAGGACGCCGACCTCCTCATCCAGCAGGCGACCGAGCACTGGGACGTCGACCGCATGGCCGTCCTGGACCGCAACATTCTGCGCCTGGCCACGTGGGAAATCGCGTGCTGCGACGACATTCCGGACCGCGTCGCCATCGACCAGGCGATCGAGTTGGCGAAGCGATTCGGCTCGGCCGAGTCCGGCTCGTTCGTCAACGGCGTCCTCGACCACGTCTTCAGGATCATCCAGGCCAAGCGCGAGGCCGACGCGGCCGCAGCGAAAGAAACGGCCGGCGACCCCGGCAAGAAGTGAGATGCGCGATGGTGATGAAAGGGTGGCTGGCGAAACTCTCCCAGGGCCTGGCGAAGACGCGCTCCCGCCTTGCCGACAGCCTCCGGGACCTCTTTCGCGCCGGCCGAAAAATCGACGCCGAGTTCCTCGAACAACTCGAGGAGACGCTCATTCTGGCGGACATCGGCGTCGCCGCCACCACGCGCATCCTCAACGACCTGAAGGCACGCTACCACGACCGCGAGATCCAGCCGGGCGACGACCTCGTGGCCATCCTTAAGACCGATCTGAAGGAAACTCTCGGCAATGCCGACCGCGAGGTCCATTTCGCACCCGCCGGGCCGACCGTCGTCCTCGTCGCGGGCGTAAACGGCTCGGGGAAGACGACGGCGGTGGCGCGGCTCGCGCGCCTTTTCCTCGCGCAGGACAAGAAAGTGTTGCTGGCGTGCTGCGACACTTTCCGGGCCGCGGCCGACGAGCAACTCGCCGTCTGGGCGACAAGAGTCGGCGTCGAGATGATCCGCCACCAGCCGGGCGCGGACCCCGGGGCCGTCGCCTTCGACGCCGCCGAGGCCGCCGTCGCGCGCGGCATCGACGTCCTGGTGGTGGACACGGCCGGGCGCCTCCACACCCAGGACCACCTGATGCGCGAACTCGGGAAGATTCGCCGGGTCCTCGAAAAGAAAATCCCCGGCGCGCCCCACGAGGTGCTCCTGGTGCTGGACGCGACGACGGGCCAGAACGCCATCGCCCAGGCCAAAGAGTTTCGCGCCGCCATCGACGTCACGGGCGTGTTCCTGGCGAAACTCGACGGGACCGCCAAGGGCGGCATCGTCCTGGAAATCAAACGGGAACTGGGGATTCCGGTCAAGTTCGTCGGCATCGGCGAAAAGGCCGACGACATCGCCCCGTTCGACCCGGACACTTTCGTCGAGGCGCTCTTCGGCACAGGCGAGGAATAGGTGCGAAACGCTTCCGCGCCGGTTGGCCCTTGACGCCGGCCGCCCGGCGCTCTACAAATGTGTGAAGCGACCTGTCGGTTTCAGAACCCAAAGCAACCAGGGACGAGGAGAGGAGAAACCATGGCCAAGACCAAAGCAGACGCCGGGAAGGTGGTCGACCTCTTGAACGAGGCACGGGCGAGGGAACTCGGGGCCATCCTCCAGTACATGGCCCAGCACTATGAACTCGAGGACGCAGACTTCGGCAAACTGGCCAAGGTCCTCAAGGACACCGCCATCGTCGAGATGAAGCACGCCGAAAAACTGGCCGAGCGGATCCTTTTCCTCGGCGGCACGCCGACGAGCAAGCCCGACGGTCTGGCCAAGAAGGGCGAGACGATTCCCCAGATGCTCGCCACGGACATCGGCCTCGAAGCCGACGCCGTCCGACTGTACAACGAATCCGCCCTCGCCTGCGCCCAGGCCCGCGACCAGGTCTCCAAGAAAATCTTCGAAGAACTCCTCGCCGATGAGGAGGACCATCTGGACACCTTCCAGAATATCGCCGACCACGTGAAGCAGTTGGGCGAATCGTACCTGGCGACGCTGGCCGGCGGCGCGGCCGAGTAGCCGAACCGTCTCCAACCCGGCGTCTCGCGGCCGCTCGCGCCGGCGGGGCGTGCGAAATCCGCTCGAACAAGAAGGTCATGGGCGAGGCGCGCCAACTCGGCCGCAAACTCGTTTGCGACTGAGAGGGCTGGGGCGCGGGCCGATTCGAGCCGCGGCCCGCTTGTTGCGAGATCGCTACTTTCGTATTTCGCGCGGCGGGTCTCCGCACCCGCCGCGTTGCTCGTATTAGCGAAAGGATTCGGCGCCATGAACACGCTTGCGATAGTGGCGGCAGTGGCGGTGGCGGCAGCGGCAGCCGTGCCAGGCTCGACGGCGCTTTTCAAGGAGCCCCGGCAGACGGAGGATGCGGCACGCGAGCAACTCGCCGGCTTCGCCAGGACCTACTCCGACAAGGCCTCCTGGGAGGCCCGCGCCAGGAACATCCGCGCGTGCCTCCTGCGGGAGGCGCACCTTGAGCCGCTGCCCGCCAAGTGCGACTTAAAGCCCATCATCCGAGGCCGGCAGGAACGCAAGGGCTACACCGTCGAGAACGTCGCCTTCGAGAGCCTCCCCGGGTTCTTCGTCACGGGCAACCTGTATCGTCCGGCGGACCCGCAGGCCAGGAAGCCGATGGCCGCCGTTCTCTGCCCGCATGGGCACAGCAAGAAGGGGCGCCTGGCGGACTACACGCAGACGCGGTGCGCAGGGCTGGCCCGCATGGGCGCAATAGTCTTCGCCTACGACATGGTCGGCTTCAACGACTGCGACCAGGTGACCCACAAGGACCCAAACGTCCTCGCGCTCCAGGTCTGGGACAGCATCCGGGCGGTGGATTTCCTGCTGTCGCTGCCCGAGGTGGACCCGAAGCGCATCGGGTGCACGGGCGAATCGGGCGGCGGCACGCAGACATTCCTCCTGGGTGCTGCGGACGACCGCGTGGCCGTGCTGGTGCCGTGCGTCCAGGTGTCGGCCCACTTCTTCGGCGGGTGCCAGTGCGAGAGCGGCCTGGCGATCCACAAGAGCGACCGCCACGAAACCAACAACGTGGAGTTTGCGGCCCTGGCGGCCCCGCGGCCACAACTCCTCATCTCCGACGGCAAGGACTGGACGAAGAACCTCCCCGGCGTCGAGTTCCCGTACATCTGGAACGTGTACCGCCTCTACGGAGCACAGGACAAGGTTGAGAACGCCCACTTTGCCGACGAGGGGCACGACTACGGCCCGGCGAAACGCCTGGCCATGTATAAATTCATGGCAAGGTATCTACACCTGAATCTGAAGGCCATCGTCAGCAACGCCGGGGCGCTGGATGAGTCGGATGCGGTCGCGCCCGAGGAGAGCCTGAAGGTCTTCACGTCCGACCATCCGCGTCCGGAGGGCTCGCTGGCGGGCACCGACGCCGTCAATGCGGCCCTTGAGAAGGCCAAGGCCGCGGCGAAGTGATGCCTCCCCGCATCCTTCATGTGAGGCCGGTGCGCGGGACCGAGGCGTATTAACCGCAAAGAGCCTGCCGGCAGGCAGGCGCAAAGAACGCAAAGCACGACTCAGTGTCTTCTTACATTAGACCAAGCCTTTCTTTGCGTTCTTTGCGGTTGAAAGACCCTTATGCCTTGCTCCGGTTCAAGCGACGAGCCGGAAGTGCGCCACTGACTCCCGAGGCCGGCGGAGTTTGCGATTCAGATGACGCGACAGGTTATGCGACAGCACTTTCGCCCAGCGGCGCGCCTCGTAGTGCCGACGGCTGCGGCAGAGCGTCCGTCCGGCATTGAACTGCTGATCCAACAGGCCGATGCGACGCTCGGC belongs to Planctomycetota bacterium and includes:
- the ribE gene encoding 6,7-dimethyl-8-ribityllumazine synthase; this translates as MANVYQGRLVAGKHRFGVVVSRFNEFISSKLLAGCLDALERHGADPEAVDVVWTPGSLEMPIVAKRLAESGRYGAVICLGAVIRGQTPHFDYVAAEVAKGVAHVALESGVPVIFGVITADTLEQAIERAGTKAGNKGADAAAGAIEMANLLDALPSGKRGR
- the nusB gene encoding transcription antitermination factor NusB, which gives rise to MKQREFARRIALQALFQLDFRSEAFGPETVDFLRSSTKDPEVYFFARRLTEGAWAWRQDADLLIQQATEHWDVDRMAVLDRNILRLATWEIACCDDIPDRVAIDQAIELAKRFGSAESGSFVNGVLDHVFRIIQAKREADAAAAKETAGDPGKK
- the ftsY gene encoding signal recognition particle-docking protein FtsY; protein product: MVMKGWLAKLSQGLAKTRSRLADSLRDLFRAGRKIDAEFLEQLEETLILADIGVAATTRILNDLKARYHDREIQPGDDLVAILKTDLKETLGNADREVHFAPAGPTVVLVAGVNGSGKTTAVARLARLFLAQDKKVLLACCDTFRAAADEQLAVWATRVGVEMIRHQPGADPGAVAFDAAEAAVARGIDVLVVDTAGRLHTQDHLMRELGKIRRVLEKKIPGAPHEVLLVLDATTGQNAIAQAKEFRAAIDVTGVFLAKLDGTAKGGIVLEIKRELGIPVKFVGIGEKADDIAPFDPDTFVEALFGTGEE
- a CDS encoding bacterioferritin — protein: MAKTKADAGKVVDLLNEARARELGAILQYMAQHYELEDADFGKLAKVLKDTAIVEMKHAEKLAERILFLGGTPTSKPDGLAKKGETIPQMLATDIGLEADAVRLYNESALACAQARDQVSKKIFEELLADEEDHLDTFQNIADHVKQLGESYLATLAGGAAE
- a CDS encoding acetylxylan esterase, coding for MNTLAIVAAVAVAAAAAVPGSTALFKEPRQTEDAAREQLAGFARTYSDKASWEARARNIRACLLREAHLEPLPAKCDLKPIIRGRQERKGYTVENVAFESLPGFFVTGNLYRPADPQARKPMAAVLCPHGHSKKGRLADYTQTRCAGLARMGAIVFAYDMVGFNDCDQVTHKDPNVLALQVWDSIRAVDFLLSLPEVDPKRIGCTGESGGGTQTFLLGAADDRVAVLVPCVQVSAHFFGGCQCESGLAIHKSDRHETNNVEFAALAAPRPQLLISDGKDWTKNLPGVEFPYIWNVYRLYGAQDKVENAHFADEGHDYGPAKRLAMYKFMARYLHLNLKAIVSNAGALDESDAVAPEESLKVFTSDHPRPEGSLAGTDAVNAALEKAKAAAK